One Melospiza georgiana isolate bMelGeo1 chromosome 12, bMelGeo1.pri, whole genome shotgun sequence genomic window carries:
- the RBM11 gene encoding splicing regulator RBM11, producing the protein MSSLVGAEAAEQTLLVGNLESRVREEILYELFLQAGPLTKVMICEDKEGKPQSFGYVCFKHKVSVPYAKALLDGICLYGRPITVRYWRGNSPSPQLDSCTDGFEHHIDLESPADRHEELSGNHPFPLTPLPVNNSLLHDHPGFQEVVMMHAKLSSLKFPLNNKTTEVSISLNVPCSGIAVYSTESNGLTISLLAVPSYLSFSPYQNQTAQFKTARSYPEFATFK; encoded by the exons ATGTCATCCCTGGTGGGGGCCGAGGCGGCGGAGCAGACTCTGCTCGTGGGGAACTTGGAGAGTCGGGTCAGGGAGGAGATCCTCTATGAGCTCTTCCTGCAG GCTGGACCATTAACCAAAGTGATGATTTGTGAggacaaagaaggaaaacctCAGTCTTTTGGATATGTCTGCTTTAAACACAAAGTATCAGTGCCTTATGCAAAAGCTCTGCTGGATGGAATCTGTTTGTATGGAAGACCAATTACCGTGCGGTATTGGAGGG GGAATTCTCCCTCACCACAACTAGACAGTTGCACAGACGGTTTTGAACACCATATTGACTTAGAGTCTCCTGCAGACAG gCATGAAGAGCTTTCTGGAAATCATCCATTTCCTCTTACTCCTTTGCCAGTGAACAATAGCTTACTTCATGATCACCCTGGCTTTCAAGAGGTG GTCATGATGCATGCAAAATTAAGTTCTTTAAAATTTCCTCTTAACAATAAAACAACTGAAGTTTCTATTTCTCTAAATGTACCATGTTCTGGCATAGCAGTATACAGTACAGAGTCCAATGGGTTAACAATTTCTTTATTAGCAGTACCTTCATACTTATCCTTTTCTCCCTATCAGAATCAAACTGCACAATTCAAGACTGCGCGGAGTTATCCTGAATTTGCCACATTTAAGTGA